A single region of the Streptomyces caelestis genome encodes:
- the rpmJ gene encoding 50S ribosomal protein L36, whose protein sequence is MKVKPSVKKICDKCRVIRRHGRVMVICENPRHKQRQG, encoded by the coding sequence ATGAAGGTCAAGCCGAGCGTCAAGAAGATCTGCGACAAGTGCAGGGTGATCCGCCGTCACGGCCGGGTCATGGTCATCTGCGAGAACCCGCGCCACAAGCAGCGCCAGGGCTGA
- the rpsM gene encoding 30S ribosomal protein S13 has product MARVSGVDIPREKRVEIALTYVFGIGRTLSQQTLAATGVDPNTRVRDLSEEQLVAIREYVDNNIKTEGDLRREIQADIRRKVEIGTYQGLRHRRGLPVRGQRTSTNARTRKGPRRAIAGKKKPGKK; this is encoded by the coding sequence ATGGCACGCGTTTCCGGTGTTGACATCCCGCGCGAAAAGCGCGTGGAGATCGCCCTCACCTATGTGTTCGGCATCGGCCGGACCCTCTCGCAGCAGACGCTGGCCGCCACCGGCGTCGACCCGAACACCCGCGTTCGCGACCTCTCCGAGGAGCAGCTCGTCGCGATCCGCGAGTACGTCGACAACAACATCAAGACCGAGGGTGACCTCCGTCGCGAGATCCAGGCCGACATCCGCCGCAAGGTCGAGATCGGTACCTACCAGGGTCTGCGTCACCGCCGCGGTCTGCCCGTCCGCGGCCAGCGCACCAGCACGAACGCTCGTACCCGCAAGGGCCCGCGTCGCGCCATCGCCGGCAAGAAGAAGCCGGGCAAGAAGTAG
- the secY gene encoding preprotein translocase subunit SecY, whose protein sequence is MLTAFARAFKTPDLRKKLLFTLGIIVVYRVGTHVPIPGVDYRNVQTCIDNAQANQGLFGLVNMFSGGALLQITIFALGIMPYITASIILQLLTVVIPRLEALKKEGQAGTAKITQYTRYLTIALAILQGTGLVATARSGALFQGCPVASQIVPDQSIFVTITMVITMTAGTAAVMWLGELITDRGIGNGMSILMFISIAATFPSALWAIKEQGSLAGGWIEFGTVIAVGLVMVGLVVFVEQAQRRIPVQYAKRMIGRRSYGGTSTYIPLKVNQAGVIPVIFASSLLYIPALIAQFAGGTSGWKTWIEQHFVKGDHPYYIATYFLLIVFFAFFYVAISFNPEEVADNMKKYGGFIPGIRAGRPTAEYLSYVLNRITWPGSLYLGLIALVPTMALVGFGANQNFPFGGTSILIIVGVGLETVKQIESQLQQRNYEGFLR, encoded by the coding sequence GTGCTCACCGCGTTCGCCCGGGCGTTCAAGACGCCCGACCTGCGCAAGAAGCTGCTCTTCACGCTCGGCATCATCGTGGTCTACCGGGTCGGTACGCACGTCCCGATCCCGGGTGTCGACTACCGGAACGTTCAGACCTGTATCGACAATGCCCAGGCCAACCAGGGCCTCTTCGGTCTGGTCAACATGTTCAGCGGCGGCGCGCTGCTCCAGATCACGATCTTCGCGCTGGGCATCATGCCGTACATCACGGCGAGCATCATCCTGCAGCTGCTGACCGTGGTGATCCCGCGCCTGGAAGCCCTGAAGAAGGAGGGCCAGGCCGGTACGGCGAAGATCACGCAGTACACCCGTTACCTGACGATCGCCCTCGCCATCCTCCAGGGCACCGGCCTCGTCGCCACCGCCCGCAGCGGCGCTCTGTTCCAGGGCTGCCCGGTGGCCAGCCAGATCGTCCCCGACCAGTCGATCTTCGTCACCATCACCATGGTCATCACCATGACCGCCGGTACGGCGGCCGTGATGTGGCTCGGCGAGCTCATCACCGACCGCGGCATCGGCAACGGCATGTCGATCCTGATGTTCATCTCGATCGCCGCCACCTTCCCGTCCGCCCTGTGGGCCATCAAGGAGCAGGGCTCCCTGGCCGGCGGCTGGATCGAGTTCGGCACCGTCATCGCGGTCGGCCTCGTCATGGTCGGCCTGGTGGTCTTCGTCGAGCAGGCCCAGCGCCGCATCCCGGTGCAGTACGCCAAGCGCATGATCGGCCGCCGTTCCTACGGCGGCACGTCCACCTACATCCCCCTCAAGGTGAACCAGGCGGGTGTGATCCCTGTCATCTTCGCCTCGTCGCTGCTCTACATCCCGGCGCTGATCGCCCAGTTCGCCGGAGGCACCTCGGGCTGGAAGACCTGGATCGAGCAACACTTCGTCAAGGGCGACCACCCGTATTACATCGCCACGTACTTCCTGCTGATCGTTTTCTTCGCATTCTTCTACGTCGCGATCTCCTTCAACCCCGAGGAAGTCGCCGACAACATGAAGAAGTATGGTGGCTTCATCCCGGGCATCCGGGCTGGCCGACCGACCGCTGAGTACCTGAGCTACGTACTCAACCGGATCACCTGGCCGGGTTCGCTGTACCTGGGTCTGATCGCTCTCGTACCGACGATGGCGTTGGTTGGTTTCGGGGCAAACCAGAACTTCCCGTTCGGCGGTACCAGCATCCTGATCATCGTGGGTGTCGGTCTCGAGACGGTGAAGCAGATCGAGAGCCAGCTCCAGCAGCGCAATTACGAAGGGTTCCTCCGCTGA
- the map gene encoding type I methionyl aminopeptidase, with translation MVQIKTPEQIAKMREAGLVVAAIHAATREAAVPGATTKDLDQVARKVLAEHNAKPNFLGYGGFPATICTSVNEVVVHGIPSDDVVLKDGDVISIDCGAIIDGWHGDAAYTAFVGSGHAPELVELSRVTEESMWAGIAAMKQGNRLVDVSRAIETYIRRQPKPGGGRYGIIEDYGGHGIGTEMHMDPHLLNYVDRRRGKGPKLVPGFCLAIEPMVSLGTPKTEVLQDDWTVVTTDGTWSSHWEHSVALTEEGPLVLTSPDGGKAKLAELGIVAAPDPLG, from the coding sequence ATGGTGCAGATCAAGACCCCTGAGCAGATCGCCAAGATGCGTGAGGCGGGGCTGGTCGTCGCAGCCATCCACGCGGCGACCCGCGAGGCCGCCGTGCCGGGAGCCACGACGAAGGATCTGGACCAGGTCGCCCGCAAGGTGCTCGCCGAGCACAACGCCAAGCCGAACTTCCTCGGCTACGGCGGCTTCCCGGCGACGATCTGCACGTCCGTGAACGAGGTGGTCGTGCACGGCATCCCCTCCGACGACGTCGTCCTCAAGGACGGGGACGTGATCTCCATCGACTGCGGCGCGATCATCGACGGCTGGCACGGTGACGCCGCGTACACGGCCTTCGTGGGCTCCGGCCACGCTCCGGAGCTGGTCGAGCTCTCCCGGGTGACCGAGGAGTCGATGTGGGCCGGCATCGCGGCCATGAAGCAGGGCAACCGGCTGGTCGACGTCTCCCGGGCGATCGAGACGTACATCCGCCGCCAGCCCAAGCCCGGCGGCGGCCGCTACGGGATCATCGAGGACTACGGCGGCCACGGCATCGGCACCGAGATGCACATGGACCCGCACCTGCTGAACTACGTCGACCGCCGGCGCGGCAAGGGCCCGAAGCTGGTGCCGGGCTTCTGCCTCGCGATCGAGCCCATGGTGTCCCTCGGCACTCCGAAGACCGAGGTTCTCCAGGACGACTGGACGGTCGTCACCACGGACGGTACGTGGTCGTCGCACTGGGAGCACTCCGTCGCGCTGACGGAGGAGGGGCCGCTGGTGCTGACGTCTCCCGACGGGGGTAAGGCGAAGCTGGCGGAGCTCGGGATCGTCGCCGCGCCGGATCCGCTGGGCTGA
- a CDS encoding adenylate kinase, protein MRIVLVGPPGAGKGTQAAFLAQNLSIPHISTGDLFRANISRQTELGKLAKSYIDAGNLVPDEVTIAMAKDRMEQPDAENGFLLDGFPRNVSQAEALDELLETESMQLDAVLDLEVPEDEVVKRIAGRRVCRNESAHVFHVTYKPPAKEGVCDVCGGELYQRGDDSEETVRKRLEVYHTQTEPIIDYYKAQGLVVTISALGKVEDVTTRAMEALKRGEGDK, encoded by the coding sequence ATGCGTATCGTCCTCGTCGGGCCGCCGGGTGCCGGTAAGGGAACGCAGGCCGCGTTCCTGGCCCAGAACCTGTCGATCCCGCACATCTCCACGGGCGACCTGTTCCGGGCCAACATCAGCCGGCAGACGGAACTCGGCAAACTGGCGAAGTCCTACATCGACGCGGGCAATCTCGTGCCCGACGAGGTCACCATCGCGATGGCGAAGGACCGGATGGAGCAGCCGGACGCCGAGAACGGCTTCCTGCTGGACGGCTTCCCGCGCAACGTCTCGCAGGCCGAGGCGCTCGACGAGCTGCTCGAGACCGAGAGCATGCAGCTCGACGCGGTGCTGGACCTGGAGGTCCCCGAGGACGAGGTGGTCAAGCGGATCGCCGGCCGTCGCGTCTGCCGCAACGAGTCGGCGCACGTCTTCCACGTGACGTACAAGCCGCCGGCCAAGGAGGGCGTCTGCGACGTCTGCGGCGGCGAGCTCTACCAGCGGGGCGACGACTCCGAGGAGACCGTCCGCAAGCGGCTGGAGGTCTACCACACGCAGACCGAGCCGATCATCGACTACTACAAGGCGCAGGGCCTGGTGGTCACGATCTCGGCGCTCGGCAAGGTGGAGGACGTCACGACGCGCGCCATGGAGGCGCTCAAGCGTGGCGAGGGCGACAAGTAG
- a CDS encoding DNA-directed RNA polymerase subunit alpha, which translates to MLIAQRPSLTEEVVDEFRSRFVIEPLEPGFGYTLGNSLRRTLLSSIPGAAVTSIRIDGVLHEFTTVPGVKEDVTDLILNIKQLVVSSEHDEPVVMYLRKQGPGLVTAADIAPPAGVEVHNPDLVLATLNGKGKLEMELTVERGRGYVSAVQNKQVGQEIGRIPVDSIYSPVLKVTYKVEATRVEQRTDFDKLIVDVETKQAMRPRDAMASAGKTLVELFGLARELNIDAEGIDMGPSPTDAALAADLALPIEELELTVRSYNCLKREGIHSVGELVARSEADLLDIRNFGAKSIDEVKAKLAGMGLALKDSPPGFDPTAAADAFGADDDADAGFVETEQY; encoded by the coding sequence ATGCTGATCGCTCAGCGTCCCTCGTTGACCGAAGAGGTCGTCGACGAGTTCCGCTCCCGGTTCGTGATCGAGCCGCTGGAGCCGGGCTTCGGTTACACCCTCGGCAACTCCCTGCGCCGGACCCTCCTCTCCTCGATCCCGGGTGCGGCGGTCACGTCCATCCGCATCGACGGTGTCCTGCACGAGTTCACCACCGTGCCGGGCGTCAAGGAGGACGTCACCGACCTGATCCTCAACATCAAGCAGCTGGTCGTCTCCTCGGAGCACGACGAGCCGGTCGTGATGTACCTGCGCAAGCAGGGTCCGGGTCTGGTCACCGCCGCCGACATCGCGCCGCCGGCCGGTGTCGAGGTGCACAACCCCGACCTCGTCCTCGCCACGCTCAACGGCAAGGGCAAGCTGGAGATGGAGCTGACGGTCGAGCGTGGCCGCGGTTACGTCTCCGCCGTGCAGAACAAGCAGGTCGGCCAGGAGATCGGCCGGATCCCGGTCGACTCGATCTACTCGCCGGTGCTCAAGGTCACGTACAAGGTCGAGGCCACGCGTGTCGAGCAGCGGACCGACTTCGACAAGCTGATCGTCGACGTCGAGACCAAGCAGGCCATGCGTCCGCGTGACGCCATGGCGTCGGCCGGTAAGACCCTGGTCGAGCTGTTCGGTCTGGCCCGTGAGCTCAACATCGACGCCGAGGGCATCGACATGGGTCCGTCCCCGACGGACGCCGCGCTCGCCGCCGATCTGGCGCTGCCGATCGAGGAGCTGGAGCTCACCGTTCGGTCGTACAACTGCCTCAAGCGCGAGGGCATCCACAGCGTGGGTGAGCTCGTGGCTCGTTCCGAGGCCGACCTGCTCGACATTCGTAACTTCGGTGCGAAGTCGATCGACGAGGTCAAGGCGAAGCTGGCCGGGATGGGTCTCGCGCTCAAGGACAGCCCGCCCGGATTCGACCCGACCGCTGCGGCCGACGCCTTCGGTGCCGACGACGACGCGGACGCCGGGTTCGTCGAGACCGAGCAGTACTGA
- the infA gene encoding translation initiation factor IF-1, with product MAKKQGAIEIEGTVVESLPNAMFKVELQNGHQVLAHISGKMRMHYIRILPDDRVVVELSPYDLTRGRIVYRYK from the coding sequence GTGGCCAAGAAGCAAGGTGCCATCGAGATCGAGGGCACTGTCGTCGAGTCTCTTCCGAACGCCATGTTCAAGGTCGAGCTCCAGAACGGCCACCAGGTCCTGGCACACATCAGCGGCAAGATGCGTATGCACTACATCCGCATCCTCCCTGACGACCGGGTCGTGGTGGAGCTGTCTCCGTACGACCTGACGCGTGGCCGGATCGTCTACCGCTACAAGTAG
- the rpsK gene encoding 30S ribosomal protein S11 has product MPPKGRQGAAKKVRRKEKKNVAHGHAHIKSTFNNTIVSITDPSGNVISWASAGHVGFKGSRKSTPFAAQMAAESAARRAQEHGMRKVDVFVKGPGSGRETAIRSLQATGLEVGSIQDVTPTPHNGCRPPKRRRV; this is encoded by the coding sequence ATGCCCCCCAAGGGTCGTCAGGGCGCTGCCAAGAAGGTACGCCGCAAGGAAAAGAAGAACGTCGCTCACGGCCACGCGCACATCAAGAGCACGTTCAACAACACGATCGTCTCGATCACGGACCCGTCCGGCAACGTGATCTCCTGGGCCTCCGCCGGCCACGTCGGCTTCAAGGGCTCCCGGAAGTCCACGCCGTTCGCCGCGCAGATGGCCGCCGAGTCGGCTGCCCGCCGCGCCCAGGAGCACGGCATGCGCAAGGTCGACGTGTTCGTGAAGGGCCCGGGTTCCGGTCGTGAGACCGCGATCCGCTCCCTGCAGGCCACGGGCCTCGAGGTCGGCTCCATCCAGGACGTCACCCCGACCCCGCACAACGGCTGCCGTCCGCCGAAGCGCCGCCGCGTCTGA
- the rplQ gene encoding 50S ribosomal protein L17, producing the protein MPKPTKGARMGGSAAHEKLMLANLAKSLFEHGRITTTEAKARKLRPYAERLVTKAKKGDLHNRRQVLQVITDKGIVHTLFTEIGPRYENRPGGYTRITKIGNRRGDNAPMAVIELVEGLTVAQEATGEAEAATKRAAKDAETAEAQVDTTKAEDAEESKDA; encoded by the coding sequence ATGCCGAAGCCCACCAAGGGTGCCCGTATGGGCGGCAGCGCCGCGCACGAGAAGCTGATGCTCGCGAACCTCGCGAAGTCGCTGTTCGAGCACGGTCGTATCACCACCACCGAGGCGAAGGCGCGCAAGCTGCGTCCGTACGCCGAGCGTCTGGTCACCAAGGCGAAGAAGGGCGACCTTCACAACCGCCGTCAGGTGCTCCAGGTCATCACGGACAAGGGCATCGTGCACACGCTCTTCACCGAGATCGGCCCGCGCTACGAGAACCGTCCGGGTGGCTACACGCGTATCACCAAGATCGGTAACCGCCGTGGCGACAACGCGCCCATGGCTGTCATCGAGCTGGTCGAGGGTCTGACGGTGGCGCAGGAGGCGACCGGCGAGGCCGAGGCCGCGACGAAGCGTGCCGCCAAGGACGCCGAGACCGCCGAGGCTCAGGTCGACACGACCAAGGCTGAGGACGCCGAGGAGTCCAAGGACGCCTAA